One Papaver somniferum cultivar HN1 chromosome 10, ASM357369v1, whole genome shotgun sequence genomic window carries:
- the LOC113316561 gene encoding GTP-binding protein SAR1A-like: MTTFFQDGEPDVESIFEFNQNYPNNHLKILEFIVSLLNQFFPQYPLLKIFINWFYGVLASLGLWHKEAKVLFLGLDNYGKTTLLQMLKNEKLVQHQPTLHPTSEELTIGKIAFKVFDLGGHQIARRVWKDYYAKMDAVVYLIDASDQERFAESRRELAHLLLDDALATVPFLVLGNKIDKYTAVSEENLQHEFGLTNSTTGKGTVNLGNSNIRPLEVFMCSIVSQSGYGQGLQWISQYIK, encoded by the exons ATGACAACTTTTTTTCAAGATGGCGAGCCTGATGTTGAAAG TATTTTCGAGTTTAACCAAAACTATCCCAATAATCATCTTAAAATTCTTGAATTTATAGTCTCGTTACTCAATCAGTTCTTTCCACAATATCCCTTGCTCAAAATATTCATTAATTGGTTCTATGGAGTTCTTGCATCACTTGGGTTATGGCATAAAGAAGCAAAGGTCCTGTTCTTAGGACTTGATAATTATGGGAAGACAACGTTACTTCAGATGTTGAAAAACgag AAATTAGTTCAACATCAACCTACACTCCATCCAACATCAGAGGAGTTAACCATTGGAAAGATCGCGTTCAAGGTTTTCGATTTGGGCGGACATCAAATTGCACGTAGAGTTTGGAAAGATTACTACGCCAAG ATGGATGCGGTGGTGTATCTGATTGATGCATCCGACCAGGAGAGGTTCGCAGAATCGAGAAGGGAACTAGCCCATCTCCTCTTAGATGATGCTTTAGCAACTGTACCGTTCCTTGTGTTGGGAAACAAGATTGACAAATACACTGCAGTTTCGGAAGAGAATTTGCAGCATGAATTTGGTCTCACCAATTCTACAACAGGCAAAGGAACTGTAAATCTTGGGAACTCAAATATACGACCTCTTGAGGTCTTCATGTGCAGtattgtcagtcaatcaggttaTGGGCAAGGATTGCAATGGATCTCTCAGTATATCAAGTAG